Proteins found in one Massilia sp. H6 genomic segment:
- the purF gene encoding amidophosphoribosyltransferase, translated as MCGIVGVVSHNPVNQLLYDALLLLQHRGQDAAGIATNHSSMFSMYKANGLVRDVFRTRNMRSLQGNTGIGHCRYPTAGSSSEEEAQPFYVNAPFGITLAHNGNLTNQAVLKEELFRNDRRHINTDSDSEVLLNVLAHEIQEAADGFNLDTDAVFKAVAAVHRRVRGAYAVVAQISGHGMLAFRDPFGIRPLCIGMNETDGGTEYLVASESVALEGLGFRFMRDIAPGEAVFIDNDGNLSERQCAENPSLNPCAFEYVYLARPDSVIDGASVYATRLRMGEYLADKVRAEIPDGEIDVVMPIPDSSRPAAIQLALKLGIEYREGFIKNRYIGRTFIMPGQGMRKKSVRQKLNAIVSEFKDKNVLLVDDSIVRGTTSREIVQMAREAGARKVFFASAAPPVLYANVYGIDMPTRDELIAHGRTTEEVCREITADRLVYQDIDALKRAISDVNPALKNFEASCFDGVYVTGDVTPEYLDRLESARHKPSPRRAEDDVTTHLHLNASPAD; from the coding sequence ATGTGTGGCATCGTCGGCGTCGTCTCGCACAATCCCGTCAACCAGCTCTTGTATGACGCGTTGCTGCTGCTGCAGCACCGCGGCCAGGATGCGGCGGGCATTGCGACCAATCACAGCAGCATGTTCTCGATGTACAAGGCCAATGGCCTGGTCCGCGACGTGTTCCGTACCCGCAATATGCGCTCGCTGCAAGGCAATACCGGTATCGGCCATTGCCGCTACCCCACGGCCGGTTCGTCGAGCGAGGAAGAAGCCCAGCCTTTCTATGTCAATGCACCGTTCGGCATCACGCTGGCGCACAACGGCAACCTGACCAACCAGGCAGTGCTCAAGGAAGAGCTGTTCCGTAACGACCGGCGCCACATCAATACCGATTCCGACTCCGAAGTGCTGCTCAACGTGCTCGCGCACGAAATCCAGGAAGCGGCCGACGGCTTCAACCTCGATACCGATGCCGTCTTCAAGGCGGTCGCCGCGGTGCATCGCCGGGTGCGTGGCGCCTATGCGGTGGTGGCGCAGATTTCTGGCCACGGCATGCTGGCCTTCCGTGACCCGTTCGGGATTCGTCCGCTGTGCATAGGCATGAACGAAACCGACGGCGGAACCGAATATCTGGTGGCCAGCGAGTCGGTGGCGCTGGAAGGCCTGGGCTTTCGCTTCATGCGCGACATCGCGCCGGGCGAGGCGGTCTTCATCGACAACGACGGCAACCTGTCGGAGCGGCAGTGTGCCGAAAATCCGTCGCTCAATCCGTGCGCCTTCGAATACGTCTACCTGGCGCGCCCGGACTCGGTGATCGACGGAGCCTCGGTCTACGCCACCCGCCTGCGCATGGGCGAATACCTGGCCGACAAGGTGCGCGCCGAGATTCCGGACGGCGAAATCGACGTGGTCATGCCGATTCCCGATTCGTCGCGCCCGGCCGCGATCCAGTTGGCGCTCAAGCTTGGTATCGAATACCGCGAAGGATTCATCAAGAACCGCTATATCGGCCGCACCTTCATCATGCCGGGGCAGGGCATGCGCAAGAAGTCGGTGCGCCAGAAGCTCAACGCCATCGTGTCCGAGTTCAAGGACAAGAACGTGCTGCTGGTCGACGACTCGATCGTGCGCGGTACCACCAGCCGTGAAATCGTGCAGATGGCGCGCGAAGCCGGTGCGCGCAAGGTGTTCTTCGCCTCGGCCGCGCCGCCTGTGCTCTACGCGAACGTGTATGGCATCGACATGCCCACCCGCGACGAACTGATCGCGCATGGCCGCACCACCGAAGAAGTGTGCCGCGAGATCACCGCCGACCGCCTGGTGTACCAGGACATCGACGCACTCAAGCGGGCGATTTCCGACGTCAATCCGGCCTTGAAGAACTTCGAGGCTTCGTGCTTCGACGGTGTGTATGTCACCGGCGACGTGACCCCGGAATATCTCGACCGCCTGGAGTCGGCGCGCCACAAGCCGAGCCCGCGGCGCGCAGAGGATGACGTGACCACGCACCTGCACCTGAACGCTTCGCCAGCCGATTGA
- a CDS encoding CvpA family protein translates to MTIFDYLVLFVLISSVIISTLRGLVKEILSLLGWVVAFVVANMYGARLAPLLPELVSGETARLIAAFVILFLGVRILMGLLSLAIGAVITASGLSLADRGLGGLFGLARGIVIVLAAVILSGMTAIPQQDFWRNALLSPMAETGARTVKPFLPAALAQHVKY, encoded by the coding sequence GTGACGATTTTCGATTACCTGGTCTTGTTTGTCCTCATTTCGTCGGTCATTATTTCCACTTTGCGCGGCCTGGTGAAGGAGATTCTTTCCTTGCTGGGCTGGGTGGTGGCCTTCGTGGTGGCCAATATGTACGGCGCCAGGCTGGCCCCGCTGCTGCCGGAACTGGTGTCCGGCGAGACAGCGCGCCTGATCGCGGCCTTTGTCATTCTTTTCCTGGGCGTGCGCATACTGATGGGCCTGCTGTCACTGGCGATTGGCGCCGTCATCACCGCCAGCGGCCTGAGCCTGGCGGACCGGGGCCTGGGCGGCCTGTTCGGACTGGCGCGGGGCATTGTGATTGTGCTTGCCGCCGTCATATTGTCTGGGATGACAGCCATCCCGCAACAGGATTTCTGGAGAAATGCGCTGCTTTCGCCGATGGCGGAGACCGGGGCGCGCACGGTCAAGCCGTTCTTGCCCGCCGCGCTGGCACAGCACGTGAAGTATTGA
- a CDS encoding SPOR domain-containing protein — protein MGLFSFGSNNKQDTVRDSGHFVKDDDAAYGERARAKRATHAGEGARRSRAPDPVLPEKKRARRRLVGAVALALAAAVGLPMLLDSEPKPLGTDIAINIPSRDKVAPLPVPAAASVDNDEEIVDPADAGFEAGLDAGAPAAAQIAAEPADPPPMRTIDTAAARVPAVVKPEPKPEPKQPTVAEIHPKAADLEAKAAARPTEKFITLPPKEAPKAVRDDAARAIAILEGQPVVKAEGPTQKYVVQVAALATEAKVTELQGRLRAAGVSSFTQKSGELIRVRVGPYTKEEGEQIRSKLIAMGLSGTLVPL, from the coding sequence ATGGGCTTGTTCTCGTTCGGCAGCAATAACAAGCAAGACACGGTCCGCGACAGCGGCCATTTCGTCAAGGACGACGATGCCGCCTACGGCGAGCGCGCCCGCGCCAAGCGTGCGACGCACGCCGGCGAAGGAGCGCGCCGCAGCCGCGCGCCCGATCCTGTCCTTCCCGAGAAAAAGCGCGCACGCCGGCGCCTGGTCGGCGCGGTGGCACTGGCGCTCGCGGCAGCGGTCGGCTTGCCGATGCTGCTCGATTCCGAGCCCAAGCCGCTCGGCACCGATATCGCGATCAACATACCGTCCCGGGACAAGGTAGCGCCGCTGCCGGTGCCGGCCGCCGCCAGCGTCGACAACGACGAAGAAATCGTCGACCCGGCCGACGCCGGTTTTGAGGCCGGCCTTGACGCGGGAGCGCCAGCGGCTGCGCAGATCGCGGCCGAACCTGCCGACCCGCCGCCGATGCGCACCATCGACACAGCCGCCGCGCGAGTGCCGGCAGTAGTCAAGCCCGAGCCGAAGCCCGAGCCGAAGCAGCCAACCGTCGCCGAAATCCATCCGAAGGCGGCCGACCTGGAAGCGAAGGCCGCGGCCAGGCCGACGGAAAAATTCATCACATTGCCGCCCAAGGAAGCACCGAAAGCCGTCCGCGACGATGCCGCGCGCGCGATCGCGATCCTCGAGGGGCAGCCAGTGGTCAAGGCCGAAGGCCCGACCCAGAAATACGTGGTGCAGGTCGCCGCGCTCGCGACCGAAGCGAAAGTGACCGAGCTGCAGGGCCGCTTGCGCGCAGCCGGCGTGTCGTCGTTCACCCAGAAATCCGGTGAACTGATCCGTGTGCGGGTGGGGCCCTACACCAAGGAAGAAGGCGAGCAGATCCGGTCCAAGCTGATCGCCATGGGCCTGTCGGGCACGCTGGTGCCGCTCTGA
- the folC gene encoding bifunctional tetrahydrofolate synthase/dihydrofolate synthase, with the protein MPTLPTTLPDWLALLESRHAETHIDMGLDRVRAVKERLQLAFTCPVIMVAGTNGKGSTCAMLEAMLLQCGYRVGLYIKPHFLDFNERARINGELATDAALVAAFDAVEAVRGEVALTYFEFTTLAIMHLISQSNVDVAILEVGLGGRLDAVNVIDADVAIVTSVDIDHTDYLGDTREKIGFEKAGIFRAGKTAICSDPVPPQSLIDHAEAIGADLWLLGRDFNYQGDQQQWSYGGRGQRRNSLAYPALRGANQLLNASAALAALEVLRMQLPCGAQEVRAGLALVELPGRFQVLPGRPTQVLDVAHNAHASATLAQNLGNMGFHRYTYAVFGIMQDKDIDAVIAPMAQYIDHWCVSALPSPRSSEPAQLAEKLARLKPAGAKEDDFSVGAFASVAEAYANAVSRAGENDRIVVFGSFYTVAGVMAARKSSLH; encoded by the coding sequence ATGCCCACACTCCCCACCACCTTGCCCGACTGGCTGGCGCTGCTCGAGTCACGCCATGCCGAAACCCATATCGACATGGGCCTCGACCGCGTGCGCGCCGTCAAGGAGCGCCTGCAGCTGGCCTTTACCTGCCCCGTCATCATGGTGGCTGGCACCAATGGCAAGGGATCGACCTGTGCCATGCTCGAAGCGATGCTGCTGCAATGCGGCTACCGCGTGGGCCTGTATATCAAGCCGCACTTCCTGGACTTTAACGAGCGTGCCCGCATTAACGGCGAGCTGGCCACCGACGCTGCGCTAGTGGCGGCCTTCGATGCGGTCGAAGCCGTGCGCGGCGAAGTGGCGCTGACCTATTTCGAGTTCACCACGCTCGCGATCATGCACCTGATTTCGCAGTCGAATGTCGACGTCGCGATCCTCGAAGTCGGTCTTGGCGGGCGCTTGGACGCGGTCAATGTGATCGACGCCGACGTGGCGATCGTCACCAGCGTCGACATCGACCATACCGACTACCTTGGCGACACGCGCGAAAAAATCGGCTTCGAGAAGGCCGGTATTTTCCGGGCCGGGAAAACGGCGATCTGCAGCGACCCGGTCCCCCCGCAGTCGCTGATCGATCACGCCGAAGCCATCGGCGCCGACCTGTGGCTGCTGGGGCGCGATTTCAACTACCAGGGCGACCAGCAGCAATGGAGCTATGGCGGGCGCGGGCAGCGCCGCAATTCGCTGGCCTATCCGGCCCTGCGTGGCGCCAACCAGCTGCTCAACGCGTCGGCTGCGCTGGCAGCGCTCGAAGTGCTGCGCATGCAGCTGCCTTGCGGCGCACAAGAAGTGCGCGCGGGCCTGGCTCTGGTCGAACTGCCGGGCCGCTTCCAGGTATTGCCGGGGCGCCCGACCCAGGTGCTCGACGTCGCCCACAACGCGCATGCCAGCGCGACTCTCGCGCAGAATCTCGGCAACATGGGCTTTCATCGCTATACCTACGCGGTATTCGGCATCATGCAAGACAAGGACATCGACGCCGTGATCGCCCCGATGGCGCAATACATCGACCATTGGTGCGTGAGCGCGCTGCCGTCGCCCAGGTCGAGCGAACCGGCGCAGCTGGCGGAAAAACTCGCGCGGCTCAAGCCCGCGGGCGCGAAAGAAGACGATTTTTCGGTCGGCGCCTTCGCCAGTGTGGCCGAGGCATATGCGAATGCGGTGAGCCGGGCAGGGGAGAATGATAGAATTGTGGTCTTTGGCTCGTTCTATACGGTCGCCGGCGTGATGGCGGCCCGTAAATCCTCTCTACACTGA
- the accD gene encoding acetyl-CoA carboxylase, carboxyltransferase subunit beta, producing the protein MSWLEKLLPPRIQRSDAANRKTMPEGLWVKCPSCEVVLYRADLETNLHVCPKCDHHMRIRARERLDGLLDAGGRYEIGQETLPVDTLKFKDSKKYPDRLKAAMEATGETDALIVQGGSIMSLPVVVACFEFEFMGGSMGSVVGERFARGAQVAIEQKVPFICITATGGARMQEGLLSLLQMAKTTSMLTKLSEKKLPFISVLTDPTMGGVSASFAFMGDVVIAEPRALIGFAGPRVIENTVREKLPEGFQRAEFLVQKGAVDMIVDRRKMREEIARLLALLQNQAVEVIA; encoded by the coding sequence ATGAGTTGGCTAGAAAAACTGCTGCCCCCACGGATCCAGCGCTCCGATGCCGCCAACCGCAAAACCATGCCGGAAGGGCTCTGGGTCAAGTGCCCCTCATGCGAAGTGGTGTTGTACCGTGCCGACCTCGAGACGAACCTGCATGTGTGCCCGAAATGCGACCACCACATGCGTATTCGCGCCCGCGAGCGCCTCGATGGCCTGCTCGATGCGGGTGGACGTTATGAAATCGGACAGGAAACCCTGCCGGTCGATACCCTGAAGTTCAAGGACAGCAAGAAATATCCCGACCGCTTGAAGGCGGCCATGGAAGCCACCGGTGAAACCGATGCGCTGATCGTCCAGGGTGGTTCGATCATGAGCTTGCCGGTGGTGGTGGCCTGCTTCGAGTTCGAATTCATGGGTGGATCGATGGGTTCGGTTGTCGGCGAACGTTTCGCCCGAGGCGCCCAGGTGGCGATCGAGCAAAAGGTTCCATTCATCTGCATTACCGCCACCGGTGGCGCGCGCATGCAGGAAGGTCTGCTGTCGCTGCTGCAGATGGCGAAAACCACGTCCATGCTGACCAAGCTGTCGGAAAAGAAGCTGCCTTTCATTAGCGTGCTGACCGACCCGACCATGGGCGGCGTGTCTGCGTCGTTCGCCTTCATGGGTGACGTCGTCATTGCCGAGCCGCGGGCGCTGATCGGCTTTGCCGGCCCGCGCGTGATCGAGAACACGGTCCGTGAAAAGCTGCCGGAAGGCTTCCAGCGCGCCGAGTTCCTGGTCCAGAAGGGTGCCGTCGACATGATCGTCGACCGCCGCAAGATGCGCGAAGAAATCGCGCGCCTGCTGGCCCTGTTGCAGAACCAGGCGGTCGAAGTCATCGCCTGA
- the trpA gene encoding tryptophan synthase subunit alpha, producing the protein MSRIESTFAALKAQNKTGLVTFITAGDPAPELTVPLMHALVEGGANVLELGVPFSDPMAEGPVIQRACERALTFGIGLPDVFDFVREFRKTNATTPVVLMGYANPIERIGPDNFIRYAKEAGADGAIVVDYPPEECAAFAEAMRANGLDLIFLLAPTSTTARVQQVAKYGSGFSYYVSLKGVTGSGSIDTADVARRVGAIREHVKLPIGVGFGIRDGATARAVAEVADAVVIGSRIIQELESVPKDQAVAAVRAFTTTIRTALDA; encoded by the coding sequence ATGTCCCGTATCGAATCGACATTTGCTGCGCTCAAGGCGCAGAACAAGACCGGCCTGGTCACCTTCATCACGGCCGGCGACCCGGCGCCCGAATTGACCGTGCCGCTGATGCACGCCCTGGTCGAGGGCGGCGCCAACGTGCTGGAACTGGGCGTTCCTTTCTCCGATCCGATGGCCGAAGGCCCCGTGATTCAGCGCGCCTGCGAGCGCGCGCTCACCTTCGGCATCGGCTTGCCGGACGTGTTTGACTTTGTGCGGGAATTCCGCAAGACCAATGCGACCACGCCAGTGGTGCTGATGGGCTATGCCAACCCGATCGAGCGCATCGGTCCCGACAACTTCATCCGCTACGCGAAAGAGGCGGGGGCCGACGGCGCCATCGTGGTCGACTACCCGCCGGAAGAGTGCGCGGCCTTCGCCGAGGCCATGCGTGCCAACGGTCTCGACCTGATCTTCCTGCTCGCGCCGACCTCGACCACGGCGCGGGTACAGCAGGTAGCAAAATACGGCAGCGGCTTTAGCTATTACGTGTCGCTCAAGGGGGTTACCGGCTCCGGCAGCATCGACACCGCCGACGTTGCACGCCGCGTGGGCGCGATCCGCGAGCACGTGAAGCTCCCGATTGGCGTGGGTTTCGGCATCCGCGACGGCGCCACTGCCCGCGCAGTTGCCGAAGTGGCCGATGCAGTCGTGATCGGCAGCCGCATCATCCAGGAACTCGAATCGGTACCTAAAGACCAGGCCGTCGCCGCCGTCCGCGCCTTCACCACCACCATCCGCACCGCCCTCGACGCCTGA
- the trpB gene encoding tryptophan synthase subunit beta, translated as MKELPGSGTAALFKTLDYQLPDQSGHFGPYGGSFVAETLSHALSELTDAYARYSHDAEFLDEFRYELAHFVGRPSPVYHARRFTEQAGGAQIFFKREDLNHTGAHKINNVIGQALLARRMGKKRIIAETGAGQHGVATATICARFGLECVVYMGSEDVKRQAQNVYRMKLLGATVVPVESGSKTLKDALNEAMRDWVTNIENTFYIIGTVAGPHPYPMMVRDFQSVIGEECRIQMPAMTGRQPDYVLACIGGGSNAMGIFYPYIDEPGVKLVGVEAAGEGLDSGKHSASLSAGFPGVLHGNRTYLLQDANGQIIETHSVSAGLDYPGVGPEHAWLKDSLRAEYVSITDDEALQAFHDCCRIEGIIPALESSHAIAYAVKLAATLPQDQLILVNLSGRGDKDMHTVAQRMGLDFS; from the coding sequence ATGAAAGAACTTCCAGGTAGCGGCACTGCCGCACTGTTCAAGACCCTCGATTACCAGCTGCCCGACCAGTCCGGGCACTTCGGCCCCTACGGCGGCAGCTTCGTTGCCGAAACCTTGTCGCATGCCCTGTCGGAGCTGACCGACGCTTATGCGCGCTATTCGCACGACGCCGAATTCCTCGATGAATTCCGCTACGAGCTGGCGCATTTCGTCGGCCGCCCATCGCCGGTGTACCACGCGCGCCGCTTCACCGAGCAGGCCGGTGGCGCCCAGATCTTCTTCAAGCGCGAAGACCTGAACCATACCGGCGCGCACAAGATCAACAACGTGATTGGCCAGGCGCTGCTGGCACGCCGCATGGGCAAGAAGCGCATCATCGCCGAAACCGGCGCCGGCCAGCACGGCGTGGCCACCGCCACCATCTGCGCCCGCTTCGGCCTGGAATGCGTGGTGTACATGGGCAGCGAAGACGTCAAGCGCCAGGCCCAGAACGTCTACCGCATGAAACTGCTGGGCGCTACCGTGGTTCCGGTGGAATCGGGCTCCAAGACCCTGAAGGACGCGCTCAACGAGGCGATGCGCGACTGGGTGACGAATATCGAAAACACCTTCTACATCATCGGCACCGTGGCCGGGCCGCATCCTTACCCGATGATGGTGCGCGACTTCCAGTCGGTGATCGGCGAAGAGTGCCGGATACAGATGCCGGCCATGACCGGTCGCCAGCCCGACTACGTGCTCGCCTGCATCGGCGGCGGTTCCAATGCCATGGGCATCTTCTATCCGTATATCGACGAGCCGGGCGTGAAGCTGGTGGGCGTCGAGGCGGCCGGCGAGGGGCTCGATTCGGGCAAGCACTCGGCTTCGCTTAGCGCCGGTTTTCCGGGCGTCTTGCACGGCAACCGCACTTACCTGCTGCAGGATGCGAACGGCCAGATCATCGAGACCCATTCTGTCTCGGCCGGCCTGGATTACCCGGGCGTGGGGCCGGAACATGCGTGGCTCAAGGATTCCCTGCGCGCCGAGTATGTGTCGATCACGGACGACGAAGCGCTGCAGGCCTTCCACGACTGCTGCCGCATCGAAGGCATCATCCCGGCGCTGGAATCCTCGCACGCGATTGCCTATGCGGTGAAGCTGGCAGCCACGCTGCCGCAAGACCAGCTCATTCTGGTCAACCTGTCAGGCCGCGGCGACAAAGATATGCATACGGTGGCGCAAAGGATGGGACTCGACTTTAGCTGA
- a CDS encoding phosphoribosylanthranilate isomerase translates to MAMRRTRIKICGITREEDLHAAVAAGADALGFVFYRASPRYVTPERAGQLCAALPPYVSAVALFVNATVEEVKAVAASAPLSLIQFHGDETAGDCAALAAAVQRPYVRAFRVRPDTTGDELLEYERANRAASPWFSGILLDTWVDSYGGTGKVFDWSLIPKELAPRVVLSGGLSVQNATDAVVRVRPFAVDVSSGVEAQKGIKDARKLAGFIGAVRAADATILSETSHERTSR, encoded by the coding sequence ATCGCCATGCGACGTACCCGTATCAAAATTTGCGGCATCACCCGCGAGGAAGACCTGCACGCGGCCGTCGCGGCCGGCGCCGATGCCTTGGGTTTCGTGTTCTACCGCGCCAGCCCGCGCTATGTCACGCCTGAACGGGCAGGGCAATTGTGCGCGGCGCTGCCGCCCTACGTGAGCGCGGTGGCGCTGTTCGTCAACGCGACGGTGGAAGAAGTAAAGGCGGTCGCCGCCAGCGCGCCGCTGTCGCTCATCCAGTTCCATGGCGATGAAACCGCCGGGGACTGCGCCGCGCTGGCGGCTGCCGTGCAGCGCCCGTACGTGCGTGCCTTCCGGGTCAGGCCCGACACGACCGGAGATGAACTGCTAGAATACGAACGTGCTAACCGCGCCGCCAGTCCCTGGTTTTCCGGCATTCTGCTCGACACCTGGGTGGACTCCTACGGCGGCACAGGAAAGGTCTTCGATTGGTCTCTCATTCCAAAAGAGCTCGCGCCTCGGGTCGTTTTAAGTGGTGGCTTGAGCGTACAAAACGCGACTGACGCGGTGGTACGTGTTCGTCCCTTCGCGGTCGACGTCAGCAGTGGCGTCGAAGCGCAGAAGGGCATCAAGGATGCCCGCAAGCTCGCCGGTTTCATTGGCGCGGTGCGGGCGGCCGACGCCACCATTTTGAGTGAGACATCCCATGAAAGAACTTCCAGGTAG
- the truA gene encoding tRNA pseudouridine(38-40) synthase TruA — protein sequence MRRIALGVQYVGTTWSGYQKQPDRNTVQDRLEIALEKFACTPLATTCAGRTDAGVHGIEQVVHFDTELDRATQSWVRGVNTFLPDSIAVRWAHETQPELDGLEFHARFSARSRTYHYVLYNHPTPSALLAKRAGWVFRPLDLDAMRNAARHLVGEHDFSAFRAASCQANTPVKQMHELSIQRYGDVIVFTVRASAFLHHMVRNIVGSLVYVGIGRQPPGWMGEVLASRSRDVAAPTFMPDGLYLAKIDYDPRWQLPQEAASPLPWL from the coding sequence GTGAGGCGGATCGCGCTGGGTGTCCAGTATGTAGGCACCACTTGGTCGGGTTACCAGAAGCAGCCGGACCGTAATACCGTCCAGGACCGCCTCGAGATCGCGCTCGAAAAGTTCGCCTGCACACCGCTTGCGACGACATGCGCCGGGCGCACCGATGCCGGCGTGCACGGCATCGAGCAAGTGGTCCACTTCGACACGGAACTCGACCGCGCCACCCAGAGCTGGGTGCGCGGCGTGAACACCTTCCTGCCCGATTCGATCGCGGTGCGCTGGGCCCACGAGACGCAACCGGAACTGGACGGCCTGGAATTCCATGCGCGTTTCTCGGCACGCTCGCGCACCTATCACTACGTGCTCTACAACCACCCGACGCCGTCTGCGCTGCTGGCCAAGCGTGCCGGCTGGGTATTTCGCCCGCTCGACCTGGACGCCATGCGCAATGCGGCGCGGCACCTGGTGGGCGAGCACGATTTCTCTGCCTTCCGCGCCGCCAGCTGCCAGGCGAACACCCCGGTCAAGCAGATGCATGAGCTCAGCATCCAGCGCTACGGCGATGTCATCGTGTTCACGGTGCGCGCCAGCGCCTTCCTGCACCACATGGTGCGCAATATCGTAGGTTCCCTGGTGTACGTCGGTATCGGCCGCCAGCCGCCCGGCTGGATGGGCGAGGTGCTGGCCAGCCGCTCGCGCGACGTGGCCGCGCCCACCTTCATGCCCGACGGCCTGTACCTGGCTAAAATCGATTACGATCCGAGGTGGCAGCTGCCGCAAGAGGCAGCGTCGCCGTTGCCGTGGCTGTAA